The following are encoded in a window of Narcine bancroftii isolate sNarBan1 chromosome 2, sNarBan1.hap1, whole genome shotgun sequence genomic DNA:
- the LOC138754784 gene encoding zinc finger and BTB domain-containing protein 12-like has product MASGKLLRFQFPEHEGSTLRRMNELRREEWFCDVTIVVGGLRFPAHRVVLAACSPFLRDRFHMDPSREVQVCPMAGAEVVLRLLLSCYTGALEFPFREIVDYLAAASCLQMEHVVEKCRQSLNPCVASLLVEEGDGRPSTPQMASSSSSGRVPEPWPGAEGAVKQEQDGHQPTLPEPDPRIHSTVGAKAEEPAGAEVELPEEDDESSASDSLQRGGEELLTPPEVKPARCSECPAAFEQREHLAAHMVTHRLYMCLLCGKVFKKNALLAQHINVHTGFKPHCCAVCGRTFTQKRSLKDHMNVHNGDAPHCCNYCDMRFTHYNTLRVHLRDLHGKTTTSNSSDSRLAEIKVVVP; this is encoded by the coding sequence ATGGCCAGCGGGAAGCTGCTCCGTTTCCAGTTCCCCGAGCACGAAGGCTCGACCCTGCGGCGGATGAACGAGCTGCGGAGGGAGGAGTGGTTCTGCGACGTGACCATCGTGGTGGGCGGCCTGCGCTTCCCGGCGCACCGCGTAGTGCTGGCCGCCTGCTCGCCCTTCCTGCGCGACCGCTTCCACATGGACCCGTCGCGGGAGGTGCAGGTGTGCCCCATGGCCGGCGCCGAGGTGGTGCTGCGCCTGCTGCTCTCCTGCTACACCGGCGCCCTGGAGTTCCCCTTCCGCGAGATCGTGGACTACCTGGCGGCCGCCAGCTGCTTGCAGATGGAGCATGTGGTGGAGAAGTGCCGTCAGTCGCTGAATCCCTGCGTGGCTTCCCTCCTGGTCGAGGAAGGGGACGGGCGCCCCTCCACCCCGCAGatggcctcctcctcctcctccggcCGGGTCCCGGAGCCGTGGCCCGGCGCCGAGGGAGCGGTGAAGCAAGAGCAAGACGGCCACCAGCCCACCCTACCCGAGCCCGATCCCCGCATCCATTCCACGGTGGGCGCCAAGGCCGAGGAGCCGGCCGGCGCTGAGGTGGAGCTGCCCGAAGAAGACGACGAGAGCTCGGCCAGCGACAGCCTGCAGCGGGGGGGCGAGGAGCTCCTGACCCCGCCCGAGGTCAAGCCGGCCCGCTGCTCCGAGTGCCCGGCTGCCTTCGAGCAGCGGGAGCACCTGGCCGCCCACATGGTCACCCACCGGCTCTACATGTGCCTGCTGTGCGGCAAGGTGTTCAAGAAGAACGCGCTCCTCGCCCAGCACATCAACGTGCACACTGGCTTCAAGCCCCACTGCTGCGCCGTGTGCGGCCGCACCTTCACCCAGAAGCGCTCGCTCAAGGACCACATGAACGTGCACAACGGCGACGCGCCCCACTGCTGCAACTACTGCGACATGCGCTTCACCCACTACAACACGCTGCGCGTCCACCTGCGCGACCTGCACGGCAAGACCACCACCAGCAACTCCAGCGACAGCCGGCTGGCCGAGATCAAGGTGGTCGTTCCTTAG